A stretch of the Panthera uncia isolate 11264 chromosome D1, Puncia_PCG_1.0, whole genome shotgun sequence genome encodes the following:
- the PTH gene encoding parathyroid hormone encodes MMSAKDMVKVMVVMFAICFLAKSDGKPVKKRSVSEIQFMHNLGKHLSSVERVEWLRRKLQDVHNFVALGAPIAHRDGGSQRPRKKEDNVPAENHQKSLGEADKADVDVLIKAKSQ; translated from the exons ATGATGTCTGCAAAAGACATGGTTAAGGTCATGGTTGTCATGTTTGCAATTTGCTTTCTTGCAAAATCGGATGGGAAACCTGTTAA GAAGAGGTCTGTGAGTGAAATACAGTTTATGCATAACCTGGGCAAGCATCTGAGCTCCGTGGAGAGGGTAGAATGGCTGCGGAGGAAACTACAGGATGTACACAACTTTGTTGCCCTCGGAGCTCCAATAGCTCACAGAGATGGTGGTTCCCAGAGGCCCCgaaaaaaggaagacaatgtCCCGGCTGAGAACCATCAAAAAAGTCTTGGAGAAGCAGACAAAGCTGATGTGGATGTGTTAATCAAAGCTAAATCCCAGTGA